The Mycolicibacterium cosmeticum sequence AGATTGCCCTGCGGCCAATGGGCTATCAGGGCTCGATGGTCGTCGGGCAGCGCCGGTTCGAAGGTGATCGCGCCGCGGTGCGCCGGCGGGATCGCCACGATCACGGCCCGTGCCTCCCAGGACTCGGTGTCGGATTCGACGCGATACCCCGTGCCGTCCCCGATGATGCGGCGCACCACGGTGTTCAGCCGCACCGTCAGGTCCTCGGCCATCCGGACGGCGATCTGCTGGGTGCCGGCCGGGAAGCGGTCCTGTTGGGCACCGCCCTCGACGTCGAGCATGGGGCCCAGGCCGCCCGCCGCCTTGACGTAGCGCACCGCGTGCAGCATCGACACCGCGTCCGGTTCACAACCCCACGTCACCCGCGACATGATCGCCATCAGATTCCGCGTCGACGCGTTGGCGTGCACCGAGCGCAGCCAACTGTCCAGGCTGCGCCGGTCCAGGCGCTCGGCCGCGGGCGCCGCCCACGGGTCGGTCACCGGGATCAGCTTGGCCAGCCGCTCGAACCGCCACTGGATCCGGGACACGTCGAACAGTTCGATCAGCGACAGCTTCGGGATGGTGCTGCGGTAGGACCGCACCCGCCCGTGCCAGTCGATCAGGTTCTTGCCGCGGCAGTAGGTGGGCACGGTGTCGCAGCCCAGTTCGGCCGCCAGCTTCAGCACCGCGGTCTGGGTGGGGCCGACGAAGGTGGCACCGAGGTCGACCGGCACGCCGGCGATCGTCGTGGTGTGCGAGCGGCCGCCGACCCGGTCGCGCCCCTCCAGCACCACCACGTCGTGTCCCCGTCTGGTCAGTTCGCGCGCCGCCACCAGCCCCGCGAACCCGGCTCCCACCACGATCACATCGCCCACGGCCTCAGTCTGCACCGAAGAACCGCCGCTGCGCACTAGGGTGAGCCGCTGTGAAGGTCATGACGGCGTTGTACGGACCGACCGATGCCATCGAGCGTGCGCGGGCGTTGCGCGATGCCGGTGCCAGTGGGGTGTTCACCTTCGAAGGGCCGCACGACGTGTTCACCCCGCTGACGCTGGCCTCGACGGTCGGCGGCCTGGATCTGATGACCAATGTGGCGATCGCGTTCCCCCGCAATCCGATTCATCTGGCGCACCAGGCGATCGACCATCAGATCCTCACCGGCGGCCGGTTCACGCTGGGGCTGGGCACCCAGATCCGCACCCAGATCGAGAAGCGGTTCGGCGCCGACTTCGACCGGCCGGTGGCGCGCATGACCGAGCTGGTGGCCGCCCTGCGGGCCATCTTCACCACCTGGTCGACGGGTGAACGGCTGGATTTTCGGGGCGAGTTCTACCGGCACACCCTGATGACCCCGACCTTCACCCCGCGTGACAACGTCTACGGGCCGCCGCCCATCTATGTCGGCGCGCTCGGGCCGAAGCTGACCCGCGCGGTCGCCGAGCACGCCGACGGCCTGCTGGTGATGCCGTTCGGGTCGAAACGTTTCCTCAACGAGGTGACCATGGCCGCGGTGGACGCCGGCCTGAGTGCGGCAGGTCGTGGTCGGGCGGATCTCGCGATCGTTCCGGAGGTCATCGTGTCGGTCAGCTCCGACACCAATCCCGACCATGCTGCCACCCGCCAGTTGCTGGCCTTCTACGGTTCCACCCCGGCGTACCGGCCGGTGCTGGAGGCGCACGGCTGGGGCGAGCTGCAGCCCGAACTGAACGCGCTGTCCAAGCAGGGCCGCTGGGCCGAGATGGGCGGGCTGATCGACGACGATGTGCTGCACACCATCGCCGCCTGTGGCACTCCCGCCCAGGTCGCCGCCCATATCGCGGACCGGGTGCGCGGGGTGTCCGACCGGGTGTGCATCTACCAGCCCGGACCGATCGCGGTGGATTCGCTGGCCCAGATCGTTGACGCACTGCGTACCTGAGCACCTATGGTGGTGGTACGGCGCAGGACCACGAGGAGGTCGTCCATGGGCGAGGAGCACGTCGAGTCCGGGTTGATCCCTGGCGTCGCCCCCGAATTCACTGATGTGCTGATCATCGGGGCGGGCATCTCCGGCATCAACGCCGCCTACCGCATCCACGAGCAGAACCCGCGGCTGACCTACACCATCCTGGAACGTCGCGAGCGCATCGGCGGCACCTGGGACCTGTTCCGCTACCCGGGTATTCGCTCCGACAGCGATATCTTCACCCTCAGCTTTCCCTACGAGCCGTGGACCCGCGAGGAGCACGTCGCCGACGGTGCCGATATCCGTGCGTACCTCACGCACACCGCCCGCAAGTACGGCATCGACCGGCATATCCGGTTCGGCACCCGGGTGCTGTCCGCCGACTGGGATTCGGCGACCGACACCTGGTCGGTGCGCACCGAGTCCGACGGGGTACCGGCCACCCGCCAGGCCCGCTTCCTGTTCTTCGGCACCGGGTACTACGACTACGACCACCCGCACACCCCGCCGATCGCGGGGATGGACGACTTCACCGGTACGGTGGTGCACCCGCAGTTCTGGCCCGAATCGTTGGACTACGCCGGCAAGAACATCGTGGTGATCGGGAGTGGAGCCACCGCGATCAGCCTGGTTCCCGCGCTGGCCCGCACGGCCGGTCACGTCACCATGCTGCAACGTTCGCCCACCTACATGATGGCCATGCCCGCCGTCCCGGCCGTCATGCAGACCGTCCGGAAGCTGTTGCCGGACAAGCTTGCTCATCGCTTCATCCGGTTCCGCAACGCCTGGATGCACTATGCGCTGTTCCTGTTCTTCAGGAAGGCGCCGGGC is a genomic window containing:
- a CDS encoding flavin monoamine oxidase family protein, with the protein product MGDVIVVGAGFAGLVAARELTRRGHDVVVLEGRDRVGGRSHTTTIAGVPVDLGATFVGPTQTAVLKLAAELGCDTVPTYCRGKNLIDWHGRVRSYRSTIPKLSLIELFDVSRIQWRFERLAKLIPVTDPWAAPAAERLDRRSLDSWLRSVHANASTRNLMAIMSRVTWGCEPDAVSMLHAVRYVKAAGGLGPMLDVEGGAQQDRFPAGTQQIAVRMAEDLTVRLNTVVRRIIGDGTGYRVESDTESWEARAVIVAIPPAHRGAITFEPALPDDHRALIAHWPQGNLSKAYAAYDKPFWRADGCSGEALSDEGPVFITFDVSPGDDGPGVLLGFADSRSFDPLPPQQRRDRALRNFAALFGEAAATPIDYLDHCWGTEEFAPGGPTAAVPPGAWTDYGHALRAPVDGVFWACTETADEWTGFLDGAVRSGQRAATEVTGYLTS
- a CDS encoding TIGR03617 family F420-dependent LLM class oxidoreductase, with protein sequence MTALYGPTDAIERARALRDAGASGVFTFEGPHDVFTPLTLASTVGGLDLMTNVAIAFPRNPIHLAHQAIDHQILTGGRFTLGLGTQIRTQIEKRFGADFDRPVARMTELVAALRAIFTTWSTGERLDFRGEFYRHTLMTPTFTPRDNVYGPPPIYVGALGPKLTRAVAEHADGLLVMPFGSKRFLNEVTMAAVDAGLSAAGRGRADLAIVPEVIVSVSSDTNPDHAATRQLLAFYGSTPAYRPVLEAHGWGELQPELNALSKQGRWAEMGGLIDDDVLHTIAACGTPAQVAAHIADRVRGVSDRVCIYQPGPIAVDSLAQIVDALRT
- a CDS encoding flavin-containing monooxygenase → MGEEHVESGLIPGVAPEFTDVLIIGAGISGINAAYRIHEQNPRLTYTILERRERIGGTWDLFRYPGIRSDSDIFTLSFPYEPWTREEHVADGADIRAYLTHTARKYGIDRHIRFGTRVLSADWDSATDTWSVRTESDGVPATRQARFLFFGTGYYDYDHPHTPPIAGMDDFTGTVVHPQFWPESLDYAGKNIVVIGSGATAISLVPALARTAGHVTMLQRSPTYMMAMPAVPAVMQTVRKLLPDKLAHRFIRFRNAWMHYALFLFFRKAPGLGRRLIRNRTIARLPAGYPVDVHFKPRYRPWDQRMCLVLDGDLYEDLGAGRADIVTDHIDHVDATGIVLAGGGRLDADIIVTATGLQLQALGGIELRIDGQRIEPTDRFVYKEHLLEEVPNMAWCVGYTNASWTLRADMTAKSVAKLLAYMDTHGYTHAYPHRNGVPIQEKPAWDINAGYVARAPHALPKSGTRRPWNVRHNYGLDVIDHRFDRIEESMVFGRAPARTLAEPAPVQVVGQQGHV